DNA sequence from the Deinococcus seoulensis genome:
GGCCAGCGCCACCTGCGAGCGGGCGTACAGCACCTCCAGGCCGCCGGGCGTGCGCCGCCCACCCAGGTCGGTCGTGTAATCCTCCGCGCCAAAGTACGCCCAGCGCACGGCGTCCTCACGCAGGATCTCGTGGGCATTCCACACGCCGGCCCCCGTTTCCAGGCCCGCCAGGATCGGCAGGTTCAGGCCGTGCGTGGCCAGCGCGTTCACCACCAGGCGCACGTCGGCGGCACTCTCCAGTTTCGGGATGACCACCCCGGCCAGTTCCGGGGTCAGCACGTTCAGGTCATCCGCGAAGTACGGCGAGTGCGGGGCGTTCACGCGCAGGAACACCGGCAGGTGCGGCGCGGCCGTCATCAGGTCCCGCGCGGCGTCCCGCGCGACCGGACGGGCGGCGGCCTTCGCTTCCGGGGTGCCGGGCACGGCGTCTTCCAGGTCGATCACCACGGCGTCCGGCTGCGTGCGCGGCAGCTTGGCGATCAGGTCGGCGCGGTTGCCCGGCGCGAACAGCAGGCTGCGCGGGCGGGCCAGTCGGGCGCCACTCACGCGGGCCACCCGGCGCTGGGCCGCTTGCAGGAGAACAAACGAACGTTCGTTGACATGCCCCGAGGATAGCGGCTCCGGTGCCTTGCGGGGTCTGTGCCCCGGGATGCGGTGCGTCACATCTGCTTGAACGGCCCTGCGGAATGCAGGAAATTTAACACCATGATAACCAGAGTGATCATCCTGCTGGCAGCTCTGTACGGTCTGTGGACCTACGGAATCGACGGTATCCGCATCAGCCTCCAGGGCCAGACGCCACGCACGTACACCGCGCAGCAGGTCATCGACAGCGGCGTCGGCGGCGCCCGGTACGTCCGCATCACGGGATTCACGGACGGCACCTACGTCTACCAGACCCCGGACAAGGACAGCGACGACAAGACCCGCACCGTCAACCGCATCGAGTACGCCCTGCTGCCGGAACAGGAATTCAGCGCCAGCGTGAAAGCCGTCATGAGCGGCGAGCCGCACGTCACGCCCATTCACATCATGGCCAGCGACAGCCGCGTCAGCTCCGGCTGCCAGGCCGAGGAGAAAGAAGGCGGTGACGGCTGCCTCACCCTGGGCGAACGCACCATCGAGGGCATCGTCCGCACCGGCCCGGAAGCCATGACCAGCGAGACACGCGACCTGTTCAACGAGGGCGGCGAGTACAGGGTCAGTGACGACGTGCTGTACATCACGGAAGGAGACCGCCCGGCCGCACTGTGGGTCCCGATCCTCGTGACCGTCGCCCTGACCCTCCTGAGCCTGCTGATGCTGCTCACGTTCGTGCCGACCGGACGCCGCGCCACCTGATCCGGACTCCGATTGAATGGGCTGCAAAGATCATTCAATCCGAGCGGATGCGAGTAGGAGAGAAAGCGGGCTGCCGGACGTGGAGTGAACAGATCGGTGGTGTTCCGATCTGTTCACGAAACAAACGGCAGTCCGTATGACCCGGACTCCGACCGGCTGCGGGTGGCCCGCCCCCGCCTGCCTAGTTTCCGGCATTGACCCGGCGCGGGCGCGGCGCGTACACTTCCCGGCATGAACGCGGCGAACAACAACGTGAATGATGATCCCTGCTAGGGGACGTCACGCCGCATACCGCGCCCCCGACCCCACCACGGAGTCGGGGGCTTCTTCATGAACAAGGAGACGCACCGCATGACCACCGAAGCCACCCCCGAACAGCCCGCCCAGCAACGCCTGCCCCGCACCCTCACCCGCGACCTGAACCACCACGACGGCCAGACCGTGCGCCTGCAGGGCTTCGTGCATGCCCGCCGCGACCTGGGCGGCGTGCAGTTCGTGGTGCTGCGCGACGTGAGCGGCGTCACGCAGTGCGTCGGCAAGGGCCTGAACCTGCCGCTCGCGGAGAGCAGCGTGGAGGTCACGGGCACCGTCAAGGCGCACCCCAAGGCGCCCGGCGGGTTCGAGGTGCAGATCAGTGAGTTCCGCGTGATCAGCGCCGCCGTGGAGGCCAGCCCGGTCGAGATTCCCAAGATGGAATGGAACGTCAACCCGGAAACCATGCTCGACTACCGCGTGGTGACCGTGCGCGGCCTGAAGGAACGCGCCGCGCTGAAGGTGCAGGCCGAACTGGTCGCCGCGTTCCGGGATCACCTGATGACCGAGGGCTTCACCGAGATCAGCACGCCCAAGATCGTCTCGGCCGGCGCGGAGGGCGGCGCGAACCTGTTCCCTATCGACTACTTCGGACAAGGCGCGTACCTCGCGCAGAGCCCGCAGCTGTACAAGCAGATCATGGTCGGCGTGTTCGAGCGCGTGTTCGAGGTCGCGCCCGTGTACCGCGCCGAGGAGCACGCCACCAGCCGTCACCTGAACGAGTACCTGAGCCTGGACGTCGAGATGGGCTTCATCGAGGACGAGGAAGACGTCATGAGCCTGGAGAACCGCCTGCTGGCGAGCATCATGACCCGCCTGAAAGCCACCTCGCAGGCCGAGTTCGACCTGCTGGGCGCCACCATTCCCGACGTGCCCGCGCACATTCCGCGTATCAGCCTGTTCGATGCCCGCGCCCTCGTCACCGAGAAGTACGGGCATCAGGTGGGCGGCAAGGACCTCGACCCGGAAGCCGAGCGTCTGCTGTGCCAGCACTACGCGGAAACGGAGGGCAGCGACTTCGTGTTCGTCACCAAGTACCCCCGCGCCGCCCGACCGTTCTACGCGCACCCGGACAGCAACGCCGACGGCAGCCTCAGCAGCGAGATCACGCGCGGCTTCGACCTGCTGTTCCGCGGCATCGAGATCACCTCGGGCGGCCAGCGCATCCACGACCACGCCATGCTGATGGACTCCATCGCCGCGTACAAACTCAACCCCGAGTCGCTTTCGGGCTACACCGAGGTCTTCAAGTACGGCATGCCCCCCCACGGCGGCTTCGCCATCGGCGCCGAACGCCTCACCGCCAAACTGCTGGGCATCAGCAACGTCCGCTACGCCCGCGCCTTCCCCCGCGACCGCCACCGGCTGACGCCCTGAGGGGCGTGGGTGATGGCCGATGGTCGACGGCCGATAGCTGATGGTCGATGGCTGATAGGCAGGCTCGCCCCGTGACGGGTGGGCCTGTTTTCGGTTGCGGGCGGGTGTACGCTGGAACCGTCCCCATCCAGCCCCCCCGGCCCCGGAGGAACCACCATGCGCGCACCTGCCGTCCGACCCGCCCTGATCCTGAGCGCCGCGCTGCTGGGCTGCGCCGGCACGCACGCCCTGGCCGCCTGCGACCCCGCCGGGTTCATGCCGCCCGGCACCCGCACGTACCGCCTGACCACGCAGGGCCAGAGCAGCACCTTCACGTCCCGCGCCCAGGTGAAGGGCAACACCGTGACCGTCCAGACCACCACGGGCGGCCAGACGACCAGCAGCACCTGGACCTGCACGGGCAGGGGCATGACCGCCACCATCGGCGCCGGTAAGGGCGACCTGCGGCTGGAGGCCGGATTCTACCCGCCCACCTCTGCCTGGAAGGTCGGGTACGCCTGGACCAGCGACGGGAAGGTGCAGGCCAGCGGCGGCATGAACATGCAGAGCCGCACCCGCAGCCGCATTGCCGCGCAGGAGAAGGTCACCACGCCCGCCGGGACGTTCACTGCGCTGCGCGTCGAGACGACGACCACCACCACCATGACCCCGCCCGCCGGGGCTGACCTGCCGCCCGGCATGGACCTGAACAAACTGATGGGTGGCGACACCCGCAGCACCGCGTGGTACGTGCGTGGCGTCGGTCTGGTCAAGCAGACCATTCCGTCCGCGCAGTTCAGCATGGTCCTGACGAAGTACACCCGCTGACCCTGGCCGGCCCCGCCGCGACTGGGCTACCATTCCCGGCATGACCGACCCCACCCGAGGCAGCAACGAACAGGCCCTGAACGAGGAATTCGCGCAGTTCAGCGTGGACGGGCAGCGACTGTACGGCCTGCTGCACCGCCCCACCGGAGACGCGCCCGCGCAGGGCTGGCCCAGCGTGGTCATCCTGCACGGCTTCACCGGCAACCGTGGCGGCGACCACCGCCTGCTGCCGCTGCTGTCCCGTTTCCTTGCGGCGCGCGGCGTGGCCAGCCTGCGCTTCGACTTCCGGGGCAGCGGCGAGAGCCACGGCGATTTCAGCGAGATGACCGTCACCCGCGAGGTGCAGGACACCCAGGCCGCCTTCGAGTACCTGCGCCGTCAGAGCGGCATCGACCCGGAACGCACCATGCTGCTGGGCTTCAGCATGGGCGGGCTGGTCGCTGCACTCAGCGCGCCCCTGGTCCGCCCGCACCGCCTCGCCCTGTGGGCACCTGCCCTGCCGGAACTGTGGCTGCCGTTCCTGCGGGGCGGGTTCCTGCCCGCCACCGTCACCGATTACAACGGCTGGCCGCTGGGCCGCGAGTTCCTTCAGGAAATGACCCGCCTGCGCCCCCTGGAGGCGGCCGCCGCGTGGCAGGGCGAGGCCCGCGTCTTCCACGGCGACGCCGACCAGACCTGCCCCCCCGAATTCGGCGTGCGCTACGCCCAGGCGCTGCGCTGCGAGGCCGTCGCCATTCCCGGCGCGGGCCACACCTTCGACTCGCTCGAACAGGTGGACCTGCTGTACCGCGAGACGGCGCGCTTCCTCACCGGGGGGTGAAGGGGAAGTGGGGAGCGGTGCGCGGGAAGTCGGGGCTGTTCCCGCCCACATCCCACTCCCCAGTTACCCGTCCGAGCGGGCGACCCAGATGGTGTGCCACGCGCCCCGGCCCTCGCGGGCGCGGGCGCGGCGCACCTCGGTGTGATACCCGGCCCTTTCCAGCGCGGCCGTGAAGCGCGGCACGGCCTCCACGCTCCAGACGGCCAGCAGCCCGCCGGGCGTCAGGGCGGCGCGGATGGCGGCCAGACCGCGCGGCGAGTACAGCCAGTCGTTGCCATGCTGGGTCATGCCTTCCGGGCCGTTGTCCACGTCCAGCAGGATCGCGTCGAAGGTCCGCCGCGAGGCGCGGATCAGGTCGGCCACGTCGCCCACGTGCACGCGGGTGCGCGGGTCGGTCAGCGGGTACCCGGCGGCCTGCCCGAGCGGGCCCCGGTTCCAGTCCACGACGGCGCCCACGAGTTCCGCGACGGTGACGGTCGCGTCCGGCCCGGCGCTGCGCAGCGCGGCGGCGAGCGTGAAGCCCATGCCCAGCCCTCCCACCAGGACGTGCGCGGCGGCGCGGCCCGCCACCTGCGGCACGGCGTACTCGGCCAGCGCCTCCTCGCTGGCGTGCTGGCGGCTGTTCATGAGTTCGCTCACATACCCGCTGATGCGGATGCTGAACTCGTTCTCCCGCTGCCACAGTTCCAGCTGATCGGAACTGCCGGGAATGGGCGCGGCGCCCAGCGGCACCCAGGCTTTCAAGCGCGCACCGGGCGGGGGGAGGCTGGGCAGGAGGGAAGGTGGGCGTGCGGCATCCGGCCAGTGTACCTGCCTGCCCCGCCTACAGCCCGATCAGGGCGCCCAGCGCGGCCGCGCCGATCACGACCAGCGCCGGGTTCACGCGCGTGCGGGTCAGCAGCGCGAACGCGGCGGCAGCGATGACGGCGCCCGCCACGTTCTGCACGCTGCCGCGCGCCAGGACCAGCACCCCGGCCAGCAGCACGCCCCCCCCGAACGGCAGCAGGGCGCTGCGGATGGTGGGCAGCCACTTCCAGCCCAGCAGGCGCCTCCAGGCGAGGGCGGCGGCGGCGCTCAGCAGCGCGGTGGGGCCGTAGAAGCCCAGCGTGGCGGCGGCCGCTCCGGCCCACCCGCCCGCCGCGAAGCCGTAGTGGGTCATGGCGAGCATGTTCGGTCCGGGCATGACCTGCCCCAGCGCGAACCCGCTGGCGAGCGTCCCTGGCGTGATCCACTGCCGCTGCCCGACCAGCACCCGTTCGATCTCGGCCAGGTTCGCCCCGCCGAAACTGATCAGCCCCAGCCTCGTGAAGGTCAGCAGGATATCCAGCCAGTTCGCCCCGGCGTCCGTCACGGCTGCTCCTGCGGGCGGGGGCGGTGCAGGATCAGGCCCGCGCCCACCACGACCCCCAGCACCGGCAGCAGGTCCAGGCGCAGCAGGCCGATCCCGGCGAAGGTCGCCAGCGCCAGTGGCCACCCGCCGCGCAGGCCACCCACGACCCGCAGGACCGGCAGGGCCGCCGTGAGCATGACCGCCAGGGCCGCACACGCCGCGCCGCGCAGCGCACTCTGAAGCGGTGCGGGCAGCCCGCCGGGCAGGCCCAGCGTGACGACCGTGACGGCCAGCATGGCGATCAGTCCGGGCGTCAGGACACCCACGACCGCCCAGAGCGCGCCGGGCCAGCCGCGCAGGCGCGCGCCGATCATGGCGGCCAGATTCACGGCGTTCGGGCCGGGCGTCAGTTGCGCCAGCGTGTACGATTCCGCGAAGTCCAGTTCGGTCATCCAGGCGCGGCCCAGCACGGCGCGGCGCATGTGGGCGGGCAGGCCCCCGCCGATGCCCACCATCGCCACGCCCGCGAACACCCGCAGCAGGTCCGCGTGCGTGGGCGTGACCGGAACCGGCGCCGGTGGGTGGTGGGGTGCGTCCTCCGGCGGGGCGGGCGGCGGGGCGGTGGGAGCACTCATCTGAACTCCGGTTGAACAGCATCCAACCCGGGCAGAGCGAGCAGGAGAGAAGCGGATTCCGGGCGCGGAGTTGGCACCCCGGTGCCGTGCCGGGGTGTGAACGCAACAGACGGAATCCGTTCCATGGCCCGAGGCTACTCCCGGCCCCGCCGCTCGGGCGTGACTGTCGGGGGAACACCCGTGCACGCAACGCACGCAATCCCACCCACCCGCGCGGCCCGGCCCAGCACTACGCCAACTGGCTGATTCCGTCCGTATGAATTCGCCCGTGGCGTATCCTGCGAGGCACGATGACCACCTCACCCCCGGACGCCGCCGTGCACGTTCGCGACCTGCGCAAGGCCTACGCCGTCCACGAGAAGGAACCCGGCTTCATGGGCAGCCTGCGCTCGTTCGTGAGCCGCAAGACCCGGCAGGTCGAGGCGGTGCGCGGCGTGAGTTTCGACCTGCACCCCGGCGAGGTCGTGGGGTTCCTCGGGCCGAACGGGGCGGGGAAGACCACCACACTCAAGATGCTCTCGGGCCTGCTGCACCCGTCGGGCGGCGAGGCGCGCGTGGCGGGCTTCGAGCCCCGGCGGCGCGAGGCGGCGTTCCTGCGGCAGATCACGCTGGTCATGGGGCAGAAGCAGCAGCTGATCTGGGACCTCCCGGCGCTGGATTCCTTTCTGGTCAATCAGGCGATCTACGAGATCCCGGACGACCAGTACCGCGCGACCATGCGTGAATTCACGGATGTGCTGGGCCTGGACGGCATCCTGAAGAAGCAGGTGCGCAAGCTGTCGCTGGGCGAACGCATGAAGTGCGAACTGGCCGCCGCGCTGCTGCACCGACCCAGGGTGCTGTTCCTGGACGAACCGACCATCGGACTGGACGTGAACATGCAGGAAAGCGTGCGGGCGTTCGTGCGCGACTACAACGAGCGGTACGACGCGACCGTGATCCTCACGAGTCACTACATGGCGGACGTGACCGCCCTGGCCCGCCGCATCCTGGTGATCGACCAGGGCGCACTGGTGTTCGACGGCGACCTGGGCAGCCTCGCCGGGCAGGCCGGGGCGGGGAAGACCATCCGGTTGCAACTGCGGTCCCCCGTGACCGCTCAGGTGCTCGCCGGGTACGGGCAGGACGTGAGTGTGGACGGCCTGAGCGCCCAGCTGAGCGTGCCGCGCGCCGAGGTCAGCGAACGCGCCGCGCGGCTGCTGGCCGACCTGGACGTGGCCGACCTGACCGTCGAGGACCCCAGTATCGAGGCGATCATGGCTGACCTGTTCGGGCACCGCACGCCCCCCGCGCCCGCACTGGAGACCGTGTGAGCCGCCCCGGCCCCCTGAACACCGCGCGGGTGCTGTTCGCCACGCATTTCGCGGAGATGGCCGAGTACCGCGCCGAGGTCGTCATCTGGATGCTGTCCGGCACGCTGTCGCTGGTCATGATGCTGGTCTGGATGGCGCAGGCGCAGGCCGCGCCCGGCGGGCAGATTCGCGGCTACGACGCCGCCGGGTTCGCCACGTACTTCCTGAGCACCTGGCTGGTGTCGCAACTGCTGGTCGTGTGGGTCGCGTGGGAACTGGATTTCGAGATCCGGCAGGGCACCCTGTCCCCGAAACTGCTGCGCCCGCTGGACCCGATGTGGACGCATTACGCGTCGCACGTCGCCGAGCGGCTGGTCAGGATCGTGCCCATGCTGGTGCTCGTCACGGCGTTCGCGCTGCTGTCCGGCGCGCGTTTCACGACCGAGTGGTGGGCGTACCCGGCCGCGCTGGGCCTCGCGGCACTGGGCTTCACGGCGCGCTTCCTGTACGAGTACGCCATCGGCCTGCTGGCCTTCTGGACCGAGAGCAGCACCAGCTTCCAGGAACTCGCGTGGCTGGTGTACGCCGCGCTGGGCGGCATGTTCGCCCCGCTGGACTTCTACCCCGCCTGGGTGCAGAACGTGGCCGTCTGGACGCCGTTCCCGTACATGCTGGGCCTCCCCGCGCAACTCCTGGCGGGCAAGGCCGGACCCGACGACGCCCTGCGCGGCGCGCTCGTCATGCTGGGCTGGCTGGTCGTGTTCTGGTTCCTGCGACTGGCCGTCTGGCGAGCTGGCCTCAAAAAGTACGGCGCGGTGGGAGCATGAGGGTCGATGGTGAACGGTTGATGGTTGACAGAGGCTGGTGCGCTCTTCCATCAACCATCGACCATCAACATTCAACCCGCATCACGCCCAGGTGTGCCGCGTGACGCGCTACCTGCGGCTGCTGCGGATCTTCACGGGCGCGACCCTGTCGGCGCAGCTGGAGTACCGCGCGAACTTCGTGGGGGCGCTGCTGGCCAGTCTGGGCGAGGTGGGCGTGGCGCTGCTGGGCCTGGGGATCGTGTTCGGGCAGCCCGGCATTACCAGCGTGGGAGGCTGGTCGTTCCGGGAGGCGCTGCTGGTCACGGGGTTCTTCATGCTGACCGAGGGCGTGATCAGCGTGTTCATCCAGCCGAACATGAGCAAGATCGCGGACGCCATCCGCACCGGCAGCATGGACTTCACGCTGCTCAAACCCATCGACGCGCAGTTCGGGGTGAGTACCCGGCACCTGAACGTGCTGCGCGCGCCCGACCTGCTGATCGGGCTGGGCCTGATCGCCTACGCCGCGTCGGGCCTGAGCGTCACGGCGGGCGGGGTGCTGGGCGCGGCGCTGCTGTACGCCTCGGCGGTCGTGATCGTGTACTGCATCTGGTTGGCGCTGAGCACCACGGCGTTCTGGTTCGTGAAGACGCAGAACGTCGCGGAACTGTTCAACGGCGTGTTCGGCGCGGCCCGCTTCCCGGTGTCGGCCTTCCCGCTGCCCGTGCGGGCGTTCCTGACGTTCGTGGTGCCGGTGGCGTTCATCACGACCGTGCCCGCGCAGGCCATGACCGGCGAACTGGCCTGGAGCGTGGCGCTGGCGTCGCCGGTCGTGGCGGCCGCGCTGTTCGTGGTGACCCGCCTGTTCTGGCTGCGCGCGGTCGGCAGTTACACCAGCGCGAGCAGCTGATGCCCACAGGTCCGGGCGCCGGAGAGGCCCCAGGCTGGGAGGCCCCCACCTGGCAGACACTGGGCCTGAGCCGCCCGCGCGCCCTGCCCCTGACCGGCGCGGCCCGCGAGCGGCTGGCGCACCTGACCGAACTGCGCGACATCGACTCGCCCGCCGCAGCCGACCGCGCCGGGGCCGAGTACGCCGGGGAACGCTGGCTGGCGCCGGACCTGCTGGGCGTGCGCCCCTGGCTGCCGCCGGGCACGCCGCGCCGCGAGGTGCCGGGCGCCGTCCTGAACGGCGAGTGGACCGGCTTTCTGGCGCTGCTGGGAGAGTACGGCCCCTGGGTGTACGCCGCCGACGTGCGGGCCTTGCAGGAACTCTCGGGTGCGTACGCCGCGCTGGTGCAGGCCGCGCAGACTGCCCCCGAGGACGTGGCGCTGCACGCCGCCGCGCGCTCGCTGGCCGACGCGCCACACCACACGCTGCTGATCCGGCTGGAAGCCACGCCGTACCGCCGCCCCGAACGTCCCGCGCGGTGGTGGCCCGCGCGCTGGTGGTCGTGGGGGCGACCCGGAAGGCAACCTCCCGCCGACGCCGCCACGCTGGTCGAACTGGAACGCGCCTTCTGGACGCTGGTGGCCGCGCACGCCCAGGACCGCCGCGCCGCCTGGGTCGCCCGCCGCTAGGGTGCCCCGGTCTGGGGTGCTCCGGTCGGGGGTGGGCATCCTCGCCGGGGACTTTAAGCGTGCGTTCACGTCCCTGCCGGATTGTCGGTTGCGGCCGACTGTGCCCCCCGCCGCCGCATTACATTCTCCGCATATGACTCCCGGCGCTACCGATCAGACCCCCATCCTGCTGCAACCCCTGACCCTGCGTGACATGAAGCTGCGTAACCGCGTGGTCGTGTCTCCCATGTGCATGTACTCCGCCGACGGCGGCCTCGCCAACGACTTTCACCTGGTGCACCTGGGGCAGTACGCGCTGGGCGGCGCGGGCCTGATCATCACCGAGGCGGCCGCCGTGAGTCCCGAGGGCCGCATCAGCCCCGAGGACCTGGGCCTGTGGGAGGACCGGCACATCACGCCGCTGGGCCGCATCACGGACTTCGTGCACGAGCACGGCGGGCAGATCGGCATTCAACTGGCGCACGCCGGACGCAAGGCCAGCACCTACGCGCCCTGGCGCGGACGGGGCGCGGTGCCCGAGGAACGCGGCGGCTGGCAGGTCATCGGCCCGGCCGACGAGCCGTTCAGCGACACCTTCCCCACGCCCCGCGCCATGACCGAGGACGACATTCATCGCGTCACCGACGCCTTCGCGCAGGCCGCGCGCCGCGCCGAGATCGCCGGATTCGACACGGTCGAGATCCACGCCGCGCACGGCTACCTGCTGCACCAGTTCCTGTCGCCCCTGGCGAACACCCGCACCGACGGGTACGGCGGCAGTTTCGAGAACCGCACCCGCCTGCTGCTGGAAGTCACGCGCGCCGTGCGCCGCGTGTGGCCCATGCACAAGCCCCTGCTGGTCCGCCTGAGCGCCACCGACTGGGCCGACGGCGGCTGGGACGAAAGTCAGACGGCCGTGCTGTGCGGCCTGCTGGCCAACGAGGGTGTGGACGCCGTGGACATCAGCAGCGGCGGCCTGACGACCGCGCAGCAGATCACCGTGCAGCCCGCCTATCAGGTGCCGTTCGCCGCGCAGGTCCGGGCCGCCGCGCCGCACCTGAAGGTCATCACGGTCGGCATGATCGACACCCCGGAACGCGCCGAGGAAATCCTGCGTAACGGCGACGCGGACCTGATCGCCCTGGCCCGCCCACTGCTGGGCGACCCCCACTGGGCCGAGGCGGCCGCCCAGCGCCTCGGCGCCGAACGCGACCTGATCCCGCAGTACGCCCGGGGCACCCGCACCACCTGACCGGCGTTCCGGTCCTGCCCTGCGTTACAGGAACGCCGGAACGGAATCCGTGAACTGCCCGTCGAGCAGGTGCAGCGTGCGGTCCGCGAAGGCGGCGAGGCGGTCGTCGTGCGTGACGAGCAGCACGCCCGCCCGTTCCTGCCGCGCGAGACCCACGAGCAGTTCGGCCACGGCGTGCGCGTTGCTCCGGTCGAGACTGCCCGTGGGTTCGTCCGCCAGGACCACGGCAGGCCGGGCGGCCAGGGCGCGTGCCACCGCCACCCGCTGGCGTTCCCCGCCGCTCAGGACGCCGGGCAGGCTGTCCTCGCGGCCACCCAGACCCACGCGGGCCAGCAGGTCGCGGGCGCGGGCCTCGTCGCGCGTCCCGGCCAGCCTGGACGGGATCAGCACGTTGTCCAGCACGTTCAGGTCTTCCAGCAGGTAGTGATGCTGGAAGACCAGTCCGATCCGCCCGGCGCGGCGCGTGGCGCGCACCTGCGTGTCCAGCGTGTCGACCCGCTCCCCGGCCCACCAGACCTCGCCGCTCTGCGGGACATCCAGGCCGCCCAGCAGGTGCAGCAGCGTGCTCTTGCCGCTGCCGGATGGGCCGGTCACGGCGACCACCTCGCCCGGCATGACCCGCAGCGACACGCCACTCAGGGCCGTCAGGGTGCCGTACGTCTGGCGCAGGTCGCGGGCTTCCAGGGCGGCGCCCTGCGTGTGGGCGGTGTCTGCGGGTGGCTGAGTCGTCACGCGCGCATGCTAGAGCACGCGCCGGTGAACGGGTGTGCGGCGCGGCCTGCGGTGGGCGGCGCAGACTGTATTTCGGTCGTTTGTCAAGCTAGGATGCGCCTTATGGCTCGGATGGACGATCTCAGACACTCTCCGCTTTTTCATGACGTCCCCCTGGAGGCCCTCCAGGAGGCGATGCAGGTCATCACCGAACGCCGCTACTACCCCGGTCAGGTCATCCTGGAACAGGACGCCGAGGGCGAGGCGCTGCACCTGATCACCAGCGGCGTCGTGCGCGTCTCACGCATCAGCCTGGGCAGCCGCGAGCGCGTCATGGGTGACGTGTACGCGCCGGGCGTGATCGGCGAGACGGCCGTGCTGGGCGGCGGTGAACGCAGCGCCACCGTCCGCGCCCAGACGGACGTCACGACCCTGATGCTGTACCGCTCGCACTTCAAGCAGATTCTCAAACGGCACCCGCAGGTCCTGTGGAACCTGAGTGCCATGCTGGTGCAGCGCGTCACGTTCCTGAACGACGAACTGATCGCCTTCGGCCTGAACACCGAATCCGCCCTCAGTCACGTGTTCACCAGCCTGTACCGGCAGCGCGTGCAGGCGGGCGTACCCGACCCGCAGGTGCTGCCGCTGTCCACGCAGGACATCATGGCCCGCATCTCCAGCAGCCGCGAGACCGTGTCGCGCGTCATGCGCAAACTCGACGGGGCGGGCCTGCTGACGTACACCAGCGCGCAGGTGACCCTGATCGACCCGGACGGCCTGGAGAACATCGCGCTGGACGACAGCGACAGCCCCGACTGAGGCGCCATCCGGCGGGCCACCCGGGGGCTGCCCTCCGGTGGGTTGCCCGCCGGGTGTCTGCCCGCTGTGTGTCTGCCCAATGGATGTCTGCCCAATGGAGGTCTGCACTATGCTGCGCGCATGAAACTGGCACGCATGATGCACGGCAATCAGGCCCGCTGGGGCGAACTGGACGGCGACACGCTGCACCTGACGGGCGGCATGGGCGGCCCCCGCACGGGCGAGCAGGTCCCGCTGGACCGCGCGGCGCTGCTGGCCCCGGCGGAACCCAGCAAGATCGTCTGCGTGGGCCGCAACTA
Encoded proteins:
- a CDS encoding NADH:flavin oxidoreductase/NADH oxidase — encoded protein: MTPGATDQTPILLQPLTLRDMKLRNRVVVSPMCMYSADGGLANDFHLVHLGQYALGGAGLIITEAAAVSPEGRISPEDLGLWEDRHITPLGRITDFVHEHGGQIGIQLAHAGRKASTYAPWRGRGAVPEERGGWQVIGPADEPFSDTFPTPRAMTEDDIHRVTDAFAQAARRAEIAGFDTVEIHAAHGYLLHQFLSPLANTRTDGYGGSFENRTRLLLEVTRAVRRVWPMHKPLLVRLSATDWADGGWDESQTAVLCGLLANEGVDAVDISSGGLTTAQQITVQPAYQVPFAAQVRAAAPHLKVITVGMIDTPERAEEILRNGDADLIALARPLLGDPHWAEAAAQRLGAERDLIPQYARGTRTT
- a CDS encoding ABC transporter permease, yielding MTRYLRLLRIFTGATLSAQLEYRANFVGALLASLGEVGVALLGLGIVFGQPGITSVGGWSFREALLVTGFFMLTEGVISVFIQPNMSKIADAIRTGSMDFTLLKPIDAQFGVSTRHLNVLRAPDLLIGLGLIAYAASGLSVTAGGVLGAALLYASAVVIVYCIWLALSTTAFWFVKTQNVAELFNGVFGAARFPVSAFPLPVRAFLTFVVPVAFITTVPAQAMTGELAWSVALASPVVAAALFVVTRLFWLRAVGSYTSASS
- a CDS encoding Crp/Fnr family transcriptional regulator — translated: MQVITERRYYPGQVILEQDAEGEALHLITSGVVRVSRISLGSRERVMGDVYAPGVIGETAVLGGGERSATVRAQTDVTTLMLYRSHFKQILKRHPQVLWNLSAMLVQRVTFLNDELIAFGLNTESALSHVFTSLYRQRVQAGVPDPQVLPLSTQDIMARISSSRETVSRVMRKLDGAGLLTYTSAQVTLIDPDGLENIALDDSDSPD
- a CDS encoding ABC transporter ATP-binding protein, yielding MTTQPPADTAHTQGAALEARDLRQTYGTLTALSGVSLRVMPGEVVAVTGPSGSGKSTLLHLLGGLDVPQSGEVWWAGERVDTLDTQVRATRRAGRIGLVFQHHYLLEDLNVLDNVLIPSRLAGTRDEARARDLLARVGLGGREDSLPGVLSGGERQRVAVARALAARPAVVLADEPTGSLDRSNAHAVAELLVGLARQERAGVLLVTHDDRLAAFADRTLHLLDGQFTDSVPAFL